A single window of Fischerella sp. PCC 9605 DNA harbors:
- a CDS encoding RNA-guided endonuclease InsQ/TnpB family protein: MKARYQYRFYPTDQQQQSLARLFGCVRVVWNDALAFCKQSEKLPGYNKLSAMLTQSKKTDERKWLSEVSSVPLQQSLRYLDVAYKNFFNSRNGKILGGKVGVPRFKKKTNSQSAEFTKAGFSVKDREVYLAKIGTIKPVWSRELPSEPSSVTVIKDCANRYFLSFVVEVEPNLTVAKNQSIGVDLGVKTFAVMSNGEKALSPNYSKHDRKIRKLQRKLARQQKDSKRRNRTRVRIAKLHNRISDTRKDFLHKLSTKIVNDNQVIVLEDLNVSGMVRNRRLSRVISLQGWREFRSLCEAKSEKFNRDFRVIDRWQPTSQVCSYCSFRWGKIDLCVRSILCLSCGTEQERDENASRNIEMVGMGHRHDLKRTGSDCKTTPVASCCEPSRIIDVLRR; encoded by the coding sequence ATGAAAGCTAGATATCAGTATAGATTTTACCCAACAGACCAACAACAGCAGAGTTTAGCTCGGTTGTTTGGCTGCGTTAGGGTTGTCTGGAATGACGCTCTAGCTTTTTGCAAACAATCTGAAAAATTGCCAGGGTATAACAAACTCTCAGCAATGCTTACCCAATCTAAAAAGACTGATGAAAGAAAATGGTTGTCTGAGGTTTCTTCAGTGCCATTGCAACAGTCTCTTAGGTACTTAGATGTTGCTTACAAAAACTTTTTCAATTCTCGTAATGGGAAAATATTGGGTGGTAAGGTTGGTGTGCCTAGATTCAAGAAAAAGACTAACTCGCAATCAGCCGAGTTTACTAAAGCAGGTTTCTCTGTAAAAGATAGGGAAGTTTATTTAGCTAAAATTGGGACAATCAAACCAGTTTGGTCAAGAGAATTACCGTCTGAACCTAGTTCAGTCACGGTAATCAAAGATTGTGCTAATCGCTATTTCTTGAGTTTTGTAGTAGAAGTTGAACCCAATCTTACTGTTGCCAAAAACCAAAGCATAGGTGTTGATTTAGGTGTGAAAACTTTTGCTGTAATGAGTAATGGAGAAAAAGCTTTAAGCCCCAACTACTCAAAGCATGACCGCAAGATTCGTAAATTGCAGCGAAAATTAGCACGTCAGCAAAAAGATTCAAAAAGAAGAAATAGAACTCGCGTAAGGATAGCTAAACTACACAACCGCATTTCTGATACTAGAAAAGACTTTTTACATAAGCTATCAACCAAAATAGTTAACGATAATCAAGTAATTGTTCTGGAAGATTTAAACGTATCAGGGATGGTCAGAAACCGTAGGCTGTCTAGGGTAATTAGTTTGCAAGGATGGCGAGAATTTAGAAGCCTTTGTGAAGCTAAATCAGAAAAATTTAACCGTGATTTTCGAGTAATAGATAGATGGCAACCAACAAGTCAAGTATGCTCATACTGTAGTTTCCGTTGGGGTAAAATTGACCTTTGTGTTCGCTCAATACTCTGTTTGAGTTGCGGTACTGAGCAAGAAAGAGACGAAAACGCCTCTAGAAATATAGAAATGGTCGGCATGGGGCATCGGCACGACCTTAAACGGACGGGGAGCGACTGTAAGACTACTCCGGTAGCTAGTTGCTGTGAGCCGTCAAGAATCATCGACGTTCTACGTCGGTGA
- a CDS encoding UPF0175 family protein has protein sequence MSVIISDEILQASGLTPSEFRQEIALYLFQTGRLSLGYASQLADMQPNNFRQLLKQRDIPLYSYDVEDFELDLKNLRELGRL, from the coding sequence ATGAGTGTTATAATCTCAGACGAAATTCTGCAAGCATCTGGGCTTACCCCTAGTGAGTTTCGCCAAGAGATTGCATTATACCTTTTCCAGACAGGTCGCTTAAGCTTGGGCTATGCCAGTCAACTAGCGGATATGCAACCAAATAACTTTCGCCAACTCCTTAAGCAGCGCGATATCCCGCTCTATTCCTACGACGTTGAAGACTTTGAACTTGACTTGAAGAACCTGCGGGAGTTGGGACGACTTTGA
- a CDS encoding DUF3368 domain-containing protein: protein MIVISDTSFIANLAAIQHLHLLPQLYKRVTIPEAVYRELADIDPPVPGSLEVQAASWLEVRQVVNRNAVKRLQHEVKLDPGESEAIALALELNADLLLIDERRGRAEANRLGLRITGLLGILVEAKHQNLIVAIKPLMDTLIATSEFRVSSALYNQILEMVDEA, encoded by the coding sequence TTGATTGTCATCAGCGATACATCGTTTATCGCGAATTTAGCAGCAATTCAGCACTTGCACCTTTTGCCCCAACTCTACAAACGAGTCACCATTCCTGAAGCGGTATATCGTGAACTTGCAGACATCGATCCTCCCGTTCCAGGAAGCCTCGAAGTTCAAGCCGCTTCCTGGCTTGAAGTTAGACAAGTTGTGAATCGTAACGCTGTTAAACGGCTTCAGCACGAAGTAAAGCTAGATCCTGGAGAATCTGAAGCGATCGCCCTTGCCCTAGAACTCAATGCCGATTTACTGTTGATTGATGAGCGTCGCGGTAGAGCAGAAGCCAATCGCTTGGGGTTAAGGATTACTGGGTTGCTGGGTATTTTGGTTGAGGCTAAACACCAAAATCTCATTGTTGCTATCAAGCCGTTAATGGATACCCTGATTGCTACGTCCGAGTTTAGAGTATCTTCAGCTCTATACAATCAGATTTTAGAGATGGTGGATGAAGCATGA
- a CDS encoding NACHT domain-containing protein yields the protein MATLKASQQGLAKIKQARIAKGWSVDDFRWIQSASEILGVCWQEQGVLALGISEGTWKRFLAGKYPINAEAFKAYCQVLGLSWEEVSEKESKVVQTCHGTSVQSQQLFSASPRPYVPASSTPHTDWGEAPDVSIFYGRAEELNTVQRWIVQENCRLVMLLGMGGIGKTTLAVKLAQQIVVEKRHVASLHYVIWRSLRNAPPVEDILAELIQFLSGQQETNLPANLEGRISLLLKYLRSLRCMLILDNAESILQAGDRTGSYRPGYEGYGQLFRCIAETSHQSCLLLTSREKPKGLSQFEGELLPVRSLQLTGLPENEGRSLFNVKGKFTATDAQWQILISRYGGNPLALKIVASAIGDFFDGNISQFLDISQQSAFVFDDIRDLLNQQFDRLTNLEREIMYWLAINREPVSLRDLQTDFVTNVLSREMLESLNSLQRRSLIEKSASSFTQQPVVMEYVTNQLIEQVSQEIVSQKIAIFRSYALMKAQTKDYVRETQTGLILQPIVNELIAQLGSPENIASCLSQILSHLRGKSPQEMGYAGGNALNLLHQAQVDLSGYDFSHLTVWQAYLQDVNLHDVNFAGSDLLSCVFTETLGNILSAAFSSDGQLLATCDTDCNVRLWEVKTGKLLLICQGHTNWVRFVTFSPDGEIFASCGADHTVKLWNVADGVCIKTLIGHNHETFSVAFSPDGQTLASASGDRTVKLWDIRDGICLKTLTGHTDWVRCVAFSPDGKTLASSSADRTIKLWDVATGKCLKTLTEHQGWVRSVAFSPDGQTLASGSGDRTIKLWNYHTGKCIKTYTGHTNSVYAVAFSPQGEILVSGSGDHTVKLWDCHTHTCIKTLHRQTNEVCCVAFSPDNQTIACVSLDQTMRLWDYRNGQCLKTWYGNTDWALPVRFSPNGQIIASGSNDKTVKLWDWQTHKCLGTLQGHTDFIYGLAFHPNGDILASASTDATVRLWNVNTGRCLQMLQGHTDWAYTVAFHPQGEMVASGSADCTIKLWNWHTGQCLQTFTGHRDKIFAIAFSPDGKIFASSSADQTVRLWNCETGLLQTLEAHDARIYAAIFSPDRQTLATCSTDQTIKLWDWQTGKCLRTLTGHTNWVFSIAYSPDGQILASASHDQTVRIWDGKTGECRHICVGHTHLVSAVAFSPDGQFVASGSQDQTVRVWDVKTGECIRMLRAKRLYEGMNITGVKGVTEATILTLQALGAVVEQR from the coding sequence GTGGCTACTCTCAAAGCTTCTCAACAGGGACTAGCAAAAATTAAGCAAGCCAGAATTGCAAAAGGGTGGTCTGTCGATGATTTTAGATGGATTCAGTCAGCTAGTGAAATTTTAGGAGTCTGTTGGCAAGAACAAGGAGTTCTGGCTTTAGGCATCTCAGAAGGAACTTGGAAGCGCTTCTTAGCAGGAAAATACCCAATTAATGCTGAGGCGTTTAAAGCCTACTGCCAAGTTTTGGGACTGAGTTGGGAAGAAGTTTCAGAGAAGGAGTCAAAAGTTGTACAGACGTGCCATGGCACGTCTGTACAGAGTCAACAGTTATTCTCCGCGTCCCCGCGTCCCTATGTCCCCGCGTCCTCCACTCCTCACACAGACTGGGGCGAAGCGCCTGATGTCTCAATTTTTTATGGACGTGCAGAAGAATTAAACACAGTTCAACGGTGGATTGTGCAAGAAAATTGCCGCTTGGTGATGCTGCTGGGGATGGGTGGAATTGGTAAAACCACTTTGGCTGTCAAGCTGGCGCAACAAATTGTTGTAGAGAAGCGACATGTTGCTTCTCTACATTATGTAATTTGGCGGAGTCTTCGCAATGCTCCCCCAGTTGAAGATATTTTGGCTGAGTTGATTCAGTTTTTATCCGGACAGCAGGAAACAAATTTACCAGCTAACTTAGAAGGCAGAATTTCGCTGTTACTAAAATATTTACGTTCGTTGCGTTGTATGTTGATTCTGGATAATGCTGAATCAATTTTACAGGCGGGCGATCGCACTGGTAGTTATCGTCCTGGATACGAAGGTTACGGTCAACTTTTTCGCTGTATCGCTGAAACTTCACACCAAAGTTGTCTGCTGTTGACTTCACGGGAAAAACCGAAAGGACTATCTCAATTCGAGGGTGAACTTTTGCCTGTACGTTCTCTGCAACTTACAGGTTTACCAGAGAATGAAGGACGCTCATTATTTAACGTCAAAGGAAAGTTTACAGCTACAGATGCCCAATGGCAAATCTTGATTTCCCGCTATGGTGGTAATCCTCTGGCTCTCAAGATTGTGGCGTCTGCAATCGGAGATTTTTTTGATGGTAATATTTCGCAGTTTTTAGATATTTCTCAGCAAAGTGCGTTTGTCTTCGACGATATCCGCGACTTACTCAATCAACAGTTTGATCGTCTCACAAATTTAGAACGGGAGATTATGTACTGGTTAGCCATCAACCGCGAACCAGTTTCATTGCGGGATCTGCAAACAGATTTTGTTACTAATGTCTTATCCCGTGAAATGTTGGAATCGCTCAATTCTTTGCAAAGGCGATCGCTAATTGAAAAAAGCGCCAGTAGCTTTACTCAACAACCTGTGGTGATGGAATATGTAACTAACCAATTAATTGAGCAAGTTAGTCAAGAGATAGTCAGCCAGAAAATAGCCATTTTTAGAAGTTATGCTTTGATGAAAGCGCAAACCAAGGATTATGTGCGAGAAACTCAAACTGGTCTGATCCTTCAACCGATTGTGAATGAATTGATCGCACAACTTGGTAGTCCTGAAAATATTGCTAGTTGTTTGAGTCAAATTCTCTCGCATCTCCGAGGAAAATCACCCCAAGAAATGGGGTATGCAGGGGGAAATGCACTTAATCTTCTGCATCAAGCACAGGTTGATTTAAGCGGCTATGACTTTTCCCATCTAACTGTTTGGCAAGCTTATCTTCAGGATGTAAACTTGCATGATGTTAATTTTGCAGGCTCAGATTTATTATCATGTGTTTTTACTGAAACACTAGGCAATATTTTGTCAGCTGCTTTTAGCTCAGACGGTCAGCTTTTAGCAACCTGCGACACCGACTGTAATGTCCGTCTGTGGGAGGTGAAAACAGGAAAATTATTGTTGATTTGTCAGGGTCATACCAACTGGGTACGCTTTGTGACGTTTAGCCCGGATGGAGAAATTTTTGCAAGTTGTGGTGCAGACCACACAGTTAAGCTTTGGAATGTCGCTGATGGTGTTTGTATAAAAACGTTGATTGGACATAATCATGAGACATTTTCCGTAGCATTTAGTCCCGATGGTCAAACCTTAGCCAGTGCTAGTGGCGATCGCACAGTCAAACTCTGGGATATCCGTGATGGTATTTGCCTGAAAACGCTGACCGGACATACAGATTGGGTGCGTTGTGTTGCTTTTAGTCCGGATGGCAAAACTTTGGCAAGTAGTAGTGCCGATCGCACAATTAAGTTATGGGATGTTGCTACAGGCAAGTGCTTAAAAACACTCACAGAACATCAAGGTTGGGTGCGTTCAGTAGCATTTAGTCCAGATGGGCAAACTTTAGCCAGTGGGAGTGGCGATCGCACAATTAAACTTTGGAATTATCACACAGGCAAATGCATAAAAACTTACACAGGACATACCAACAGCGTCTATGCAGTTGCTTTTAGCCCCCAAGGAGAAATACTTGTTAGTGGTAGTGGCGACCATACTGTTAAACTTTGGGATTGTCATACCCACACTTGTATCAAAACACTACACAGACAAACCAATGAAGTCTGTTGCGTCGCTTTCAGCCCAGATAATCAAACCATCGCTTGTGTCAGCTTAGACCAAACCATGCGGTTATGGGATTATCGCAATGGACAATGTTTAAAAACTTGGTATGGTAATACAGATTGGGCGCTGCCTGTTAGATTCAGTCCCAATGGGCAAATTATTGCTAGTGGTAGCAATGATAAAACTGTGAAACTATGGGACTGGCAAACCCACAAATGTCTGGGAACCTTACAAGGACATACAGACTTTATTTACGGGCTGGCTTTTCATCCCAATGGAGATATATTAGCTAGTGCTAGCACCGATGCCACAGTGCGATTGTGGAATGTGAACACAGGGCGATGTTTGCAAATGTTACAAGGACACACAGACTGGGCTTATACTGTGGCTTTTCACCCCCAAGGTGAGATGGTTGCTAGTGGTAGCGCTGATTGTACGATTAAACTGTGGAACTGGCACACCGGGCAATGTCTGCAAACTTTTACCGGTCATCGAGATAAAATTTTTGCGATCGCCTTTAGTCCAGACGGAAAAATTTTCGCTAGTAGCAGCGCTGACCAAACTGTAAGATTGTGGAATTGTGAAACTGGTCTTCTGCAAACTTTAGAAGCTCATGATGCCAGGATTTACGCTGCGATATTTAGCCCAGATCGTCAGACCTTAGCGACTTGCAGCACAGACCAAACAATTAAACTTTGGGATTGGCAGACAGGAAAATGTCTGAGAACTCTCACAGGACATACCAACTGGGTTTTTTCCATAGCTTACAGTCCAGATGGGCAGATTCTTGCTAGTGCTTCCCATGACCAAACAGTGAGAATTTGGGATGGGAAAACTGGGGAATGTCGCCATATCTGTGTTGGACATACTCATTTAGTGTCTGCTGTGGCTTTTAGTCCAGATGGGCAATTTGTTGCCAGTGGTTCACAAGACCAAACGGTGAGGGTTTGGGATGTGAAGACGGGGGAGTGTATAAGAATGTTGAGAGCAAAAAGACTTTACGAGGGGATGAATATTACTGGTGTGAAAGGAGTAACGGAAGCGACGATTTTGACTTTGCAAGCGCTGGGTGCGGTGGTGGAACAGCGATAG
- a CDS encoding glutathione S-transferase family protein has product MIKLYDLELSGNCHKVRLMLSLLRLQYEQIIVDIPNREHKSPQFLKLNPLGQIPVLTDEDVVIRDSQAILVYLARKYGTEEWLPLEPESMAKVMQWLSFAANEINNSVFIARLHFRFQMDVDWEAAQIRSKPVLQIMNEHLQNRTWLELEHPTIADIACFPYIGLAPEGKVDLEPYPSVIAWIERIKQLPRYVNMPGL; this is encoded by the coding sequence ATGATTAAACTTTATGACCTAGAGTTATCAGGAAATTGTCACAAAGTAAGGTTGATGCTTTCCCTGTTACGGCTTCAGTACGAGCAGATAATAGTTGATATTCCAAACAGAGAACATAAATCGCCTCAGTTTCTCAAACTGAATCCTTTAGGACAAATTCCCGTACTGACTGATGAAGATGTAGTTATTCGTGATTCCCAAGCAATCTTAGTTTATCTGGCGCGAAAATATGGAACAGAAGAATGGCTACCTTTAGAACCAGAATCAATGGCTAAGGTAATGCAATGGTTATCCTTTGCTGCTAACGAAATTAATAACAGTGTGTTTATCGCCAGATTGCACTTTCGCTTTCAAATGGATGTGGATTGGGAAGCAGCACAAATTAGAAGTAAGCCAGTTCTTCAGATCATGAACGAACACTTGCAAAATAGAACATGGTTGGAACTTGAACATCCAACAATTGCTGATATTGCTTGCTTTCCCTATATCGGATTAGCACCAGAAGGCAAAGTTGATTTAGAACCTTATCCCAGTGTAATTGCTTGGATTGAGCGGATAAAACAACTACCAAGATATGTAAATATGCCCGGATTGTAA
- a CDS encoding pyridoxamine 5'-phosphate oxidase family protein, which yields MSFHSGEIAVQTQAGVREEAQRLCSLIGNVIKPAAQEFLRTQQLVIASTVDTEGRVWASLLTGKPGFVQVLNQQILQIDAFLLSDDLLYHNLHNNPQIGLLVIDLVNRRRLRLNGKAEIQPGGKIKVNIEQAFFNCPKYIQVRHLETGMTESLENPVIFTREALNQTDKYWITQADTFFIASSHPEVGADASHRGGYPGFVQVVHSNKLVFPDYAGNNMFQTFGNLAVNAGAGLLFIDFEEGHTLQLVGKAEVIWDAERLSDFAGARRLVEFEVEQILETRNATPLRWRFGEYSPVNPE from the coding sequence ATGTCTTTTCATTCTGGAGAAATTGCAGTCCAAACCCAAGCGGGAGTGCGAGAAGAAGCACAACGTTTGTGTAGTCTGATCGGTAATGTCATTAAACCAGCTGCTCAAGAATTTCTCCGCACCCAGCAGTTGGTTATTGCTAGTACAGTAGACACGGAAGGTAGAGTTTGGGCATCCTTGCTCACAGGAAAACCTGGTTTTGTGCAAGTGTTAAACCAGCAGATTTTACAGATTGATGCATTTCTCTTATCAGATGATTTACTGTATCATAACCTGCACAATAATCCACAAATCGGTCTACTTGTAATTGATTTAGTAAACCGTCGGCGTTTACGTCTCAACGGCAAAGCAGAGATTCAGCCAGGAGGTAAGATCAAGGTCAATATTGAGCAAGCTTTTTTTAATTGTCCCAAGTATATTCAAGTGCGTCACTTAGAAACAGGGATGACAGAATCTCTAGAAAACCCTGTAATCTTCACCAGAGAAGCTTTGAATCAGACAGATAAATACTGGATTACCCAAGCCGATACTTTTTTCATTGCTAGTTCCCATCCAGAAGTTGGCGCAGACGCATCTCACAGAGGCGGATATCCAGGGTTTGTGCAAGTTGTGCATAGTAACAAGCTAGTGTTTCCCGATTACGCTGGTAACAATATGTTTCAGACCTTCGGTAACTTGGCTGTGAATGCAGGTGCAGGTTTATTGTTTATTGATTTTGAAGAGGGACATACTCTGCAATTAGTTGGTAAAGCAGAGGTGATTTGGGATGCAGAGCGATTAAGTGATTTTGCTGGAGCGCGGCGTTTAGTTGAGTTTGAGGTAGAGCAAATTTTGGAAACCCGAAATGCTACTCCTTTACGCTGGCGGTTTGGGGAGTATTCACCTGTGAATCCAGAATGA
- a CDS encoding MinD/ParA family ATP-binding protein gives MSKIIAIHSFRGGTGKSNLTANLAVAIAQKGNRVAVVDTDLKSPGIHALFSTDESITSNTLNDYLWNRSSISDTACDVSSHLGIEGKGRVFLTPYSINADEIARIEYEGYNVSLLNSGFRRLIEELEIDYLFIDTHPGLSRETLLSIAISDQLIVILRPDRQDFQGTAVTVDVARQLKVRNMMLVINKTPIKMDFSALQKKVEKTYKIPVAGILPLSEDMVQLGSCGLFCLQYPDHPLSEMLKQVAEKAIMETCLVIK, from the coding sequence ATGTCTAAAATTATTGCTATTCATTCTTTTCGGGGCGGGACTGGTAAATCTAACTTAACAGCAAATTTAGCAGTGGCGATCGCTCAAAAGGGAAACCGAGTTGCTGTAGTGGATACTGATCTTAAGTCTCCTGGTATTCATGCCCTATTTAGTACTGATGAAAGTATCACAAGCAATACCTTAAATGACTATTTATGGAATCGCAGTTCAATTAGTGACACAGCCTGCGATGTCAGTTCTCATTTAGGAATAGAGGGTAAGGGCAGAGTTTTCCTGACTCCTTATAGTATAAATGCTGATGAAATCGCCAGGATTGAGTACGAAGGATACAACGTTAGTCTACTTAATAGTGGATTTCGGCGCTTGATCGAAGAATTGGAGATAGACTACTTATTCATCGATACTCACCCTGGTCTTAGTCGAGAAACTTTATTATCTATCGCTATTTCTGACCAGTTAATTGTGATTTTGCGCCCAGATCGCCAAGACTTTCAGGGAACGGCAGTTACAGTTGATGTTGCCCGTCAGCTCAAAGTCCGCAACATGATGCTGGTCATCAACAAGACACCAATCAAGATGGACTTTTCAGCACTACAAAAAAAAGTAGAGAAAACTTATAAAATTCCAGTAGCAGGTATCTTGCCATTGTCGGAAGATATGGTGCAGCTGGGCAGCTGTGGACTGTTTTGCTTGCAATATCCAGACCATCCTTTGTCTGAGATGCTCAAACAGGTCGCGGAAAAAGCAATTATGGAAACTTGCCTAGTAATTAAGTAA
- a CDS encoding AAA-like domain-containing protein, whose translation MTDSSGEQIIPFELALKLADTAVFAKTSRHLRNIEVAVLRGAWLGQKYDQIALESGYTPEYIKHDVGPKLWQTLSFSLGEKVSKTNLMAVLAQRASQEEDTGRRGRGDAGNFCASSLELEPPVGLVPLDSTFYVERPPAESRCYEEIIRPGALIRIKAPSQMGKTSLMVRILTHAKKQNFDVGDDLEVHTVALSLQQADRAVFTDLDKFLRWFCASITRKLHLSHRVEDYWSETFGSKSNCTAYFEDCLLPDINGVLVLALDQVDEVFLHPEIADDFFTLLRSWYEEAAYGDSGNPLWQNLRLIIVHSTEVYIPLDINKSPFNVGLAIELQAFTTKQVLDLQQRYGLHLLESEISELMQLVAGHPYLVQQALYHLAQHDLTFNQLVQMAATDAGIYSNHLHRHLRNLQEHPQLAAAYEQVLKSSKPVELEQLLAFKLHSMGLVTLQGNQVMLSCELYRRYFSDILRQDTTRLQLDV comes from the coding sequence ATGACAGATAGTAGTGGAGAACAAATTATACCTTTTGAACTAGCCTTGAAACTGGCGGATACGGCCGTTTTCGCCAAGACCTCTAGACATTTAAGAAATATTGAAGTTGCTGTTTTGCGGGGAGCTTGGTTAGGTCAGAAATATGACCAAATTGCGTTAGAAAGTGGTTACACTCCTGAATACATCAAGCATGATGTCGGGCCAAAACTGTGGCAGACCCTTTCATTTAGTCTGGGAGAAAAAGTCAGTAAAACTAATTTAATGGCAGTTTTAGCGCAGCGAGCAAGTCAGGAGGAAGACACGGGGAGACGGGGACGCGGGGACGCGGGGAACTTCTGTGCGTCTTCTTTAGAATTAGAGCCACCAGTTGGACTAGTACCACTAGACTCTACTTTTTATGTAGAACGCCCTCCCGCAGAGTCACGCTGTTATGAAGAGATTATTAGACCAGGGGCGCTAATTCGCATCAAAGCGCCCAGTCAAATGGGTAAGACTTCTCTGATGGTCAGAATTCTAACCCATGCCAAAAAACAGAATTTTGATGTAGGGGATGATCTGGAAGTACACACCGTTGCACTCAGTTTACAGCAAGCAGATCGAGCAGTTTTCACTGACTTGGACAAGTTCTTGCGCTGGTTCTGTGCATCCATTACTCGCAAGCTGCACCTGTCACACCGAGTAGAGGATTATTGGAGTGAAACCTTTGGCAGCAAGAGCAACTGTACCGCTTACTTTGAAGATTGTTTGCTACCAGATATTAATGGTGTTTTAGTTTTAGCTTTGGATCAAGTTGATGAGGTGTTTTTACACCCAGAAATTGCTGATGATTTCTTTACGTTGTTGCGATCGTGGTACGAAGAAGCAGCTTATGGAGATAGCGGCAATCCTCTCTGGCAAAATCTGCGCCTGATTATCGTCCATTCTACAGAAGTCTATATTCCTTTGGATATTAATAAGTCTCCTTTTAATGTAGGACTGGCAATTGAATTACAGGCATTTACAACCAAACAGGTGCTTGATTTGCAACAGCGTTATGGATTGCACCTATTGGAGAGTGAAATATCTGAGTTAATGCAACTTGTTGCAGGACATCCTTATTTAGTGCAACAAGCTCTCTATCACCTAGCACAGCACGATCTAACTTTCAATCAGTTAGTACAAATGGCTGCAACAGATGCGGGCATTTATAGCAATCATCTGCATCGGCATTTACGTAATCTCCAAGAACACCCTCAATTAGCAGCAGCATACGAGCAGGTACTGAAGTCATCAAAACCTGTAGAGTTAGAACAACTTTTAGCATTTAAGTTACACAGTATGGGACTTGTTACTCTGCAAGGAAATCAGGTCATGCTCAGTTGTGAGTTATATAGACGGTACTTTAGTGACATCTTGCGGCAAGACACTACGCGTTTACAGCTAGATGTATAG
- a CDS encoding CTB family bacteriocin → MSENININEAIELSEQELDVVAGGMHLYPGYYLGYNDNYNFNDNYNRNDNYNRNENYNVNVNNNVNNNDNRNDYGKGY, encoded by the coding sequence ATGTCAGAAAACATTAACATCAACGAAGCGATCGAGTTGTCTGAGCAGGAATTAGACGTTGTGGCAGGTGGTATGCATTTATACCCTGGTTACTACCTTGGCTATAACGACAACTACAACTTCAACGACAACTACAACCGCAACGACAACTACAACCGCAACGAAAACTACAACGTCAACGTTAACAACAACGTTAACAACAACGATAATCGCAACGACTACGGCAAGGGTTATTAA
- a CDS encoding zinc-dependent alcohol dehydrogenase encodes MLAALLYGKENLRLEKVADPTPRKGEVVIQVGVATTCGTDLKVWRRGGHAKMLKPPTLFGHEAAGCIVAVGEGVTGWQVGDRVVANNSAPCMNCFFCQRQEYSLCPNLTWNNGTFAEYLKIPAPIVQHNLLPIPEDLSYELAAITEPLACVLHGVARANVKAGNRVIVLGDGAIGLMFVAKLAFDMGAEVLLFGGNDDRLTIGKKLGAAQTFNYRQLPDIPTVAKEFTDGWGADVVIEATGLPSVWETAIACARPGATVNLFGGCPRDTTITVNTEQLHYSELTLKGVFHNTPEFVRAALALIASRKIPFELLISEHRPLKDLEAVFCDMRSRKVIKVAMIP; translated from the coding sequence GTGCTGGCAGCCTTACTTTACGGGAAAGAAAATTTACGTCTAGAAAAAGTTGCTGACCCCACTCCTAGAAAAGGAGAAGTAGTGATCCAGGTGGGAGTAGCAACAACGTGTGGTACAGATTTGAAAGTGTGGCGTCGCGGTGGTCATGCCAAGATGCTCAAACCTCCAACTCTTTTTGGTCATGAAGCCGCTGGATGCATAGTAGCTGTAGGTGAAGGTGTTACGGGTTGGCAAGTTGGCGATCGCGTGGTTGCTAATAATTCCGCGCCATGCATGAATTGCTTTTTTTGTCAACGCCAAGAATACTCGCTCTGTCCAAATTTGACTTGGAATAATGGTACTTTTGCCGAATATTTAAAAATCCCCGCGCCGATTGTCCAGCATAATTTATTGCCAATTCCAGAAGATTTATCCTATGAATTAGCAGCAATCACAGAACCTTTGGCTTGTGTGCTGCATGGGGTAGCCCGTGCCAATGTCAAAGCTGGAAATAGGGTAATAGTCTTGGGAGATGGAGCAATCGGACTGATGTTTGTGGCCAAGTTGGCTTTTGATATGGGGGCAGAAGTATTGCTGTTTGGTGGTAATGACGACAGGCTAACAATTGGTAAAAAACTCGGTGCAGCACAGACATTTAATTACCGTCAACTACCAGATATACCCACTGTAGCCAAAGAATTTACAGATGGGTGGGGTGCAGATGTGGTGATTGAAGCTACTGGCTTACCTAGCGTCTGGGAAACTGCTATTGCTTGCGCCCGTCCCGGTGCTACTGTCAACTTATTCGGTGGTTGTCCGCGAGATACAACAATTACCGTCAACACAGAACAACTCCACTACAGCGAACTTACCCTGAAAGGAGTATTTCACAACACTCCTGAGTTTGTGAGAGCAGCCCTAGCACTGATTGCTAGTCGCAAGATTCCGTTTGAACTATTAATCAGCGAACACCGCCCGTTAAAAGATTTGGAGGCAGTGTTTTGTGACATGCGATCACGTAAGGTAATTAAAGTGGCGATGATTCCGTAG